The DNA region CGCCCGGTCTGAAGGCGGCAAATACGGATACTAGAAGAAGAATAATCAGAGCGAGAGTGACCGCGATTGGATACGAGGAGACGACGAGCGCAATTGCCGAAGCGATCGCGAAGACAACTCCGACAACTCGAATAACGGCTTGAGCCTTTCTGTCGAGCGAATTAGTCATCTGTTACAGCTCCGAGAAATCCATTTGTGCCTCCTGCTTCAAACATCATCGTTGTCTGAACAGTCAGTTCAGCTACTGATAGTTACTCGGTGACTACTTCGGGTTAGTTTGGTGTCAACTGGTGCATACTTCTTGCAACTTAGCTATCAGACGTGTTTTTGAACGAGTCGAAGGCGGCTGCCGAACGCACCGAGATGACCGCACCGCCACCGCCCGCCTCGGTCCTCCCCACCCTCGTCGGCGACACGAGCGTCGCCGACTCCCTCGCACGGGAACGGCACAGACGGAGCCGCGCCGTGGCGCGCGCCGGAGCGCTCCTCCGTGAGCGCGAGAACCGCGCGAGGGATGAGCGAGCGTCTGAGCGAAGCGAAGACGTGAGCGAATCGGCTGGGGAGGACGTGGCTGTCTCGGTGCGCCCGGCTACCGTGTCGTTACCGTGTTCCCAAAACCAGCGACGAACACCGCATCGAACCTCAAAAGACGAAAACCAACCTACAACCCGTATAACGCCTCGAACTTCTCGGTCACGTACTCGGTGAAGTACGTCGCCGTCAACGGTTCGCCCGTCGCTTCCTCAATCAACTCACCAGTGGGATAGCGCTTGCCGTGGCTGTGGACGTTCTCGGTGAGCCAGTCCCAAAGCGGCGCGAACTCGCCGTCGCGAATCATCCCGTCTACGTCGTCGAACTCCTCGCGGATGGTCGCGTCCAACTGCGCGGCGAACACGCTTCCGATGGTGTAGTTCTGGAACGACGCGAACCAGCTCGACCAGTGGATGTCCTGCAGGCAGCCTTCGGCGTCGCTGTCGGGGCGGATGCCGAGGTACTCCTCGAACGTGTCACCCCAGACCTCGGGCACGTCCTCGACGTCGATCTCGCCGGCCACGAGTTGACGCCCGATTTCGAAGCGGAGGATGATGTGCAGGTGGTAGGTCGCTTCGTCGGCCTCCACCCGAATGAGGTTGTCCGGCTTGATACGGTTGGCCGCGGCGTAGGCGCTCTCGGCGGTCACGTCGTCGGCGTCGGGCAGGTTGGAGTTGACTTCGGGGAGGAAGAAGTCCCAAAAGGCGCGGGTACGGCCAACGTGGTTCTCCCAGTAGCGCGACTGCGACTCGTGGATGCCGCTGCTGACCGACTCGCCCAGTGGTGTCGCGTACTCGTCGTCCGGCAGGCCGAGTTGATACGACGCGTGGCCGAACTCGTGGATAGTCGCCATCAGCGCGTCGAGCGGGTCGTCGTCGTGGTAGCGCGTCGTCACGCGGGCGTCGAACTGCGTGCCGAAGGTGAAGGGGTGCGCGGAGGTGTCGAGGCGGCCGCGTTCCTCGGGGTAACCGAAGGCGTCGAGCGCCGCCTCCGAGAGTTCCTTCTGGGCCTCGTCGGGGTACGTGCTCGTGAACGGCGTCGGGAGGTCGTCGCCGTTCTCCCGGACGTCGTCGATGAGCGGAATCAGGGTCTCGCGGAGGTCCGAAAACACCTCTTCGACTTTCGAGAGCGGGAGGTGGGGTTCGCGGTCCTCGAACATCACCTCGAACGGGTCGCGGTCGGGGTCGATGTGGCCGGCGCGCTCACGGTGGAGGTCGAGCAGGCGCTGGAGGTGCGGCGCGAACGCGTCGAAGTCGTCGTTCGCTTTGGCTTCTTGCCACGCCTCGTGCGCTTCCGCTTGGGCCTTCGTGAGGTCTTCCACGAGGTCGATCGGGACGTTCGCGGCGCGCTCGTGCTGGCGTCGAATCTCGCGGACCACGGCCTGTTGGCTCTCGTCGAGGTCGGATTCGTCGACGGCGTCGAGCGCTTCCGCGAGGTCGTCGCTCGTCAGGAGGTCGTGGTGAACCGCGGAGAGCGCGGACTGCTGCTCGGCGCGGGCGGGCGCGCCGCCCTTCGGCATCATCACGTGCTGGTCCCACATGAGGTAGCCGGAGGCGTGGTCGACGTTCGAGATTCGCTCGTACTGGCTCAGGAGGTCGTCGTACGCCTCGGCTGTCGTCTCGTGAGTCGATGACATAGCTCGTGGTTGTCTGGGGAGCGTATGAACGTCCGGACACCGGCAGTTCGC from Haloprofundus halobius includes:
- a CDS encoding carboxypeptidase M32; its protein translation is MSSTHETTAEAYDDLLSQYERISNVDHASGYLMWDQHVMMPKGGAPARAEQQSALSAVHHDLLTSDDLAEALDAVDESDLDESQQAVVREIRRQHERAANVPIDLVEDLTKAQAEAHEAWQEAKANDDFDAFAPHLQRLLDLHRERAGHIDPDRDPFEVMFEDREPHLPLSKVEEVFSDLRETLIPLIDDVRENGDDLPTPFTSTYPDEAQKELSEAALDAFGYPEERGRLDTSAHPFTFGTQFDARVTTRYHDDDPLDALMATIHEFGHASYQLGLPDDEYATPLGESVSSGIHESQSRYWENHVGRTRAFWDFFLPEVNSNLPDADDVTAESAYAAANRIKPDNLIRVEADEATYHLHIILRFEIGRQLVAGEIDVEDVPEVWGDTFEEYLGIRPDSDAEGCLQDIHWSSWFASFQNYTIGSVFAAQLDATIREEFDDVDGMIRDGEFAPLWDWLTENVHSHGKRYPTGELIEEATGEPLTATYFTEYVTEKFEALYGL